AGCACCCAGGCCAGCACGGTGGCGACCACGGCCTCCAGGTTGGCCACCACACCGGCGACCGGCGGCGAGAGGTGCCGGACGGCGACGACGCCGGTCAGGTACGCCAGGACGGTCGCCACCAGGATCATCCAGGCGGCCGGGAGCAGTGCGGGCAGCTCGTGCCCGTTCATCCGGACGTCACCGCCGAGGATCCCCCAGTCGGCCTGCCAGGGCCGGGTGACGCCGGTCAGCACCAGCGCGCCGATCAGCAGCCCGTACGCGCTGACCGCGATCGGGTCGACCGGGCGTTCGCCCCGGCTGCCCGCGTCGGCGAGCACGAAGTAGCCGACCTGGCAGCAGGCGGCGCCGAGCGCGAAGAGCACGCCGAGGGCGTCGAAGCTCAGCCCGTTCCAGACCTCGACCACGCAGGCCAGTCCGGTGACCGCGACGCCGGCGCCGATCGCCGCGCCCCGGCCGACCGGTCGGCGCTGGACGAACTTGACGTAGGCGAGCAGCAGCGGCGGTCCGAGGTACTCGATCAGCAGCGCGACCCCGACCGGGATCCGGGATATCGCGGCGAAGTAGCAGGCCTGCACACCGGCCACGGCGAGCAGGCCGAAGCCGAGCAGCAGCCAGGGGCGGCGCAGCACCGCGGCGCGGTGCCGGTAGGCCAGCGGGAGCAGGACGAGGGCCGCTCCGGTCACCCGCAGCCAGACCACGTGCAGCGGCGAGAGCCCGGCCTCGATCAGGGGTTTGGCCGCCGTGCCGGAGCCGCCGAAGGCGCAGGCCGAGATCAGGGCGAGGGTCAGGCCGAGGGAGCGGCCCGACGCGCTGCGGGGGAGGGGCTGAGAGCTGTGCATCGGGGCATTGTGCCAGCTGCGAGGCCATTTCGGTAAGGTGCCATTCGGAGTTTTGCTCCTCACGCGCCGGTGGCGCCGGGGCCGCCGCACCGGGCCGGTCGTGCCCGACCCGCCCGGGCGCCGCCCGCCCGGTCCCGCCGGGCGGGCTAACCGCCGTCGGCCGCAGCCGCGTTGGCGGGCACCCCGGCCGCGGTGTCGCCCTGCCACGCCGGGGCGGAGGCCGGGGGCGACGGCTGGGCGGGGGCGGTCGACGGCGCCCGGCTCGGCCTCGGGACGGCCGTCGGGGTGTTGCCGGCCGGGCCGGTCGGACCGCCGGAGGCGCCGCCGCCGGGGCGGGTGGTGGCGCCGCCCCGGCCGCCGGAGCCGGTGGAGTTGCCGGCGCCCCACCCCGAGGGGTCGGAGGGGCTCGCCCCGCCGGTGCCCGCGGTCGGGGCGCCGCCGTCGGTGGCCGGCGCCGAGGGGGTCGGCGAGGGCGAGGCGCTCGCCGAGGGGGCGGTGCCGCTCCCGCGGCCCGAGCCGCCGTCGGCCTGGCCCGCGACGACGGGGAAGCTCGTCACCTGCTTCCCCCTGAGCGCGGCCTTCATGTAGGCGGTCCAGATCTGGGCGGGGTACTGCCCGCCGGCCGCGCCGTCGGTCCCGCCGGTGCCGCTGAGGCTGACCTGCGCGCCCGTCGCCGGGTCCTGGCCGAACAGGGCGACGGCGGTCACCAGCTCCGGGGTGTAGCCGACGAACCAGACGGACTTCTGGTCGTCGGTCGTCCCGGTCTTGCCGGCGGCCGGCCGGCCGAGTGCCTGGGCCCGGAACCCGGTGCCGCCCGGGTCGTCGACGACACCGCGCAGCATCGCGGTGACCCGGTCGGCGGCCTGCTCGCTGATCGCCTGGGTGACCTGCGGCGCGGGCAGCGCGACCGGCTGTCCCTCGTACGCCAGGGACTGCACCAGCCACGGGGTGATCTGCCGCCCGCCGTTGTCCAGCGTGGCGTACACGCCGGCCATGTCCAGCACGCTGGGTGTGGCCACGCCCAGCGGCAGGGACGGCTGGGCGCCGAGGTCCGGGGTGCCGGCGGGCAGCCCCAGCGCGACCGCGGTGTCCCGGACCCTCTCCAGTCCGGTGTCCTGGGCGAGCTGGGTGTAGACGCTGTTCACGGACCAGTCGGTGGCCTGCTGCAGGGTGATCTGACCGTAGTCCTTGCCGCCCTCGTTGGGCGCCGCGTACGGGGTTCCGGTGGCGCCGCGGACCTTGCGGCCGCTGGTGCCGTCGTAGACCGTGCGCGGGCCGATCGTCTGCCCGGACTGCGTCCGGGCGTTGCTGTCCAGGGCCGCGGCCAGCGCGATCGCCTTGAAGGTCGAACCGGCCTGGTAGTCGCGCCGGGCCGCGTTGTCGACGAAGTGCTTGGTGTAGTCGGTGCCGCCGTACAGGGCGAGCACCGCGCCCGTCCTCGGGTCCACCGAGACGGCGCCCGCCTGGGCGTTGGCGTCCTTGGGGCGGGTCTCCGGCTTCAGGTTGGCGGTGAGCTGGCTCTGCACGGCGTTGGTGAGGTCCTGCTCGCGGGCCGGGTCGATGCTCAGCTTGATCGTGTAGCCGCCCTTGGCCAGGGCGGCCTCGCCGAGGATCTGGTGCGAGACCAGGTAGTCGGTGGCCGCGTTCACCAGGTACCCGGCCTGGCCGGAGAGCCCGGGCGCCGCCTGCGGCTCCTTGACCTCGGGGAAGGTCGCGGCGGCCCGTTCGTCGGCGGAGAGCCAGTTCTCCTTGACCATCCCGTCCAGCACGTAGTTCCAGCGGTTCGTCGCGTTCTGCTTGCCGGTGGCCGTGGCGGTGGCGACGTCGTAGGCGCTGGGGGCGTTGAGCAGGGCCGCGAGGTAGGCGCCCTGCGCCGGGTCGAGCGCGGCGGCGTCGACGCCGAAGTAGGCCTGGGCGCCGGCCTGGATGCCGTAGGCGCCGCGGCCGTAGTACGAGGTGTTGAGGTACCCCGCGAGGACGTCGTCCTTGGTCTCGGTGGCGTCCACCTTCAGGGCGATGAACAGTTCCTTCACCTTGCGGCCGACGCTCTGCTGCTGGCTCAGATAGGTGTTCTTCACGTACTGCTGGGTGATGGTGGAGCCGCCCTGGGTGCCCTCGCCCTTGGCCGTCTTGACCGCGGCCCGGAGCAGCCCGGGCACGTTGACCGCGCCCTCGTGGTAGAAATCGCGGTCCTCGGCGGCCAGCGCGGCGTGCTGCGCGGCGGGGGAGACCTTGTCCAGGGCGACGTTCTGCCGGTTGGTCTGCCCGGTCCGGGCGATCACCGAGCCGTCCTGGTAGAGCCAGGTGTTGCTCTGCGCGGTCGCGGCCGCGTGCGCGTCGGGCACCTGCACCAGGGTGACGGCGAGGACGAAGCCGCCGATCCCCAGCAGCAGCGAGGCGACCAGGCCGGCCAGCGTCACGCGCCAGGTGGGGATCAGCCGCCGCGGGCCGGTGCGCCGGGGGCGCCG
The sequence above is a segment of the Kitasatospora sp. NBC_00240 genome. Coding sequences within it:
- a CDS encoding transglycosylase domain-containing protein; protein product: MPRTSRSERSAPSSKSSSERRPRRTGPRRLIPTWRVTLAGLVASLLLGIGGFVLAVTLVQVPDAHAAATAQSNTWLYQDGSVIARTGQTNRQNVALDKVSPAAQHAALAAEDRDFYHEGAVNVPGLLRAAVKTAKGEGTQGGSTITQQYVKNTYLSQQQSVGRKVKELFIALKVDATETKDDVLAGYLNTSYYGRGAYGIQAGAQAYFGVDAAALDPAQGAYLAALLNAPSAYDVATATATGKQNATNRWNYVLDGMVKENWLSADERAAATFPEVKEPQAAPGLSGQAGYLVNAATDYLVSHQILGEAALAKGGYTIKLSIDPAREQDLTNAVQSQLTANLKPETRPKDANAQAGAVSVDPRTGAVLALYGGTDYTKHFVDNAARRDYQAGSTFKAIALAAALDSNARTQSGQTIGPRTVYDGTSGRKVRGATGTPYAAPNEGGKDYGQITLQQATDWSVNSVYTQLAQDTGLERVRDTAVALGLPAGTPDLGAQPSLPLGVATPSVLDMAGVYATLDNGGRQITPWLVQSLAYEGQPVALPAPQVTQAISEQAADRVTAMLRGVVDDPGGTGFRAQALGRPAAGKTGTTDDQKSVWFVGYTPELVTAVALFGQDPATGAQVSLSGTGGTDGAAGGQYPAQIWTAYMKAALRGKQVTSFPVVAGQADGGSGRGSGTAPSASASPSPTPSAPATDGGAPTAGTGGASPSDPSGWGAGNSTGSGGRGGATTRPGGGASGGPTGPAGNTPTAVPRPSRAPSTAPAQPSPPASAPAWQGDTAAGVPANAAAADGG
- a CDS encoding EamA family transporter, whose amino-acid sequence is MHSSQPLPRSASGRSLGLTLALISACAFGGSGTAAKPLIEAGLSPLHVVWLRVTGAALVLLPLAYRHRAAVLRRPWLLLGFGLLAVAGVQACYFAAISRIPVGVALLIEYLGPPLLLAYVKFVQRRPVGRGAAIGAGVAVTGLACVVEVWNGLSFDALGVLFALGAACCQVGYFVLADAGSRGERPVDPIAVSAYGLLIGALVLTGVTRPWQADWGILGGDVRMNGHELPALLPAAWMILVATVLAYLTGVVAVRHLSPPVAGVVANLEAVVATVLAWVLLGEHLGAPQLAGGLLVLAGAFAAQTRKAGGGKAGGGKAGAPAGEAGPAAAAAGVTAGNAEQPAGDAGTADAATEPAGRTADLATAPAPGRKAVAR